The Metabacillus litoralis genome contains a region encoding:
- the hpf gene encoding ribosome hibernation-promoting factor, HPF/YfiA family, with protein sequence MRYNVRGENIEITPALREYAEKKIGKLERYFEEAVNANVNVNLKYYNDQESKIEVTIPMTDLVLRAEENHQDMYAAIDLVVNKLERQIRKHKTKVNRKVREQGAPKYIFSNYQGEGNQPVEEDEDHEVVRTKRFDLKPMDAEEAILQMDMLGHNFFVYTDAKTNTTSVVYKRKDGKYGLIEPTV encoded by the coding sequence ATGAGATATAACGTCAGAGGGGAAAACATTGAAATAACTCCAGCATTAAGAGAATATGCAGAAAAGAAAATTGGTAAGCTTGAAAGATACTTTGAAGAGGCCGTTAATGCAAATGTTAATGTGAATCTGAAGTATTATAACGATCAAGAATCTAAAATTGAAGTTACCATTCCGATGACAGATCTAGTGTTACGAGCTGAAGAAAATCACCAGGATATGTACGCAGCGATTGATCTAGTTGTTAATAAATTAGAACGTCAAATTCGTAAGCACAAAACAAAAGTAAATCGTAAGGTCCGCGAGCAAGGTGCTCCTAAATATATTTTTAGTAACTATCAAGGTGAGGGTAATCAACCAGTTGAAGAAGATGAAGACCATGAGGTAGTTCGAACAAAGCGTTTCGACCTTAAGCCAATGGATGCTGAGGAAGCAATCCTGCAAATGGATATGCTAGGGCATAATTTCTTCGTCTATACCGATGCTAAAACAAATACGACAAGTGTCGTTTACAAGCGTAAAGACGGAAAATATGGCTTGATTGAGCCAACTGTATAA